One Janthinobacterium sp. TB1-E2 genomic region harbors:
- a CDS encoding isochorismatase family protein has product MLMDANQAVLVIVDLQGRLMPAIHDAGLVLAQNLRLAKIARLLDVPVLGTEQNRQGLGPNVEEIAALCERTLHKTHFGACFDGLQQMLPAGRKQIIVTGCEAHVCMLQTAIGLLELGYEVIIAIDAVGSRQGASRDAALARLGKLGAHLVTVEMLAFEWLRDCKHPRFREVLALIK; this is encoded by the coding sequence ATGCTGATGGATGCGAACCAGGCCGTACTGGTCATTGTCGACCTGCAAGGCCGCCTGATGCCGGCCATCCACGATGCGGGCCTCGTGCTGGCGCAAAACCTGCGCCTGGCAAAGATCGCCCGCCTGCTCGACGTGCCCGTGCTGGGCACGGAACAGAACCGCCAGGGATTGGGGCCGAACGTGGAAGAGATCGCCGCCCTGTGCGAACGGACCTTGCACAAGACGCATTTCGGCGCCTGTTTTGATGGCTTGCAGCAGATGCTGCCCGCCGGGCGCAAACAGATCATCGTCACGGGGTGCGAAGCCCATGTGTGCATGCTGCAGACGGCCATCGGCCTGCTGGAACTGGGCTACGAAGTGATCATCGCCATCGACGCCGTCGGTTCGCGCCAGGGAGCCAGCCGCGACGCGGCGCTGGCCCGCCTGGGCAAGCTGGGCGCCCATCTGGTGACGGTGGAGATGCTGGCCTTCGAATGGCTGCGCGACTGCAAGCACCCGCGTTTCCGCGAGGTATTGGCGCTGATCAAATAG
- a CDS encoding LysR family transcriptional regulator has product MLDWDNVRVFLELTRSAGLVDAAKKLGIDHSTVSRRMRKFEEQVGTQLFDRNYVGYQLTPEGHRLMEYAETMESTVFAATEELGEHNRLLSGQVRLGATEGFGAIVLAPHLAQFCGRYPHISVDLIAVPRFVSLSKREADVAISIERPLSGPYVVTKLSDYRLKLYATPAYLARHAPITSVAQLAQHPIIGYVDDLVFSSELRYMDNVAPDSLRAFRSTSVIAQYHAARAGQALAILPCFVAQQSNELVPVLDGEIDLLRAFWMISPSERRNIARVSALWNYLRSAIDLNHAYLMGETATPSWPA; this is encoded by the coding sequence ATGCTCGATTGGGACAATGTACGGGTCTTCCTGGAACTGACGCGCAGCGCCGGCCTTGTCGATGCGGCGAAAAAGCTGGGCATCGATCACTCCACCGTGTCGCGCCGCATGCGCAAGTTCGAGGAGCAGGTGGGCACGCAGCTGTTCGACCGCAACTACGTGGGCTACCAGCTGACGCCCGAGGGCCACCGCCTGATGGAATACGCGGAAACAATGGAAAGCACGGTGTTTGCCGCCACCGAGGAATTGGGTGAACACAACCGGCTGCTGTCGGGCCAGGTGCGCCTGGGCGCCACCGAGGGCTTCGGCGCCATCGTGCTGGCGCCCCACCTGGCACAGTTTTGCGGCCGCTACCCGCACATCAGCGTGGACCTGATCGCCGTGCCCCGTTTCGTCAGCCTGTCCAAGCGCGAGGCGGACGTGGCCATTTCCATCGAGCGCCCCCTGTCCGGCCCGTATGTGGTGACCAAATTATCGGACTACCGGTTGAAACTGTACGCCACGCCAGCCTACCTGGCGCGCCACGCACCGATCACCAGCGTGGCGCAACTGGCGCAGCACCCGATCATCGGCTACGTGGACGACCTGGTCTTCAGTTCGGAACTGCGCTACATGGACAACGTGGCGCCCGATTCCCTGCGCGCGTTTCGCAGCACCAGCGTCATCGCCCAGTACCACGCGGCGCGCGCGGGCCAGGCGCTGGCGATCTTGCCCTGCTTCGTGGCCCAGCAGTCGAACGAACTGGTGCCCGTGCTCGACGGCGAGATCGACCTGCTGCGCGCCTTCTGGATGATCTCGCCGAGCGAGCGGCGCAATATCGCCAGGGTCAGCGCCCTGTGGAACTACCTGCGCAGCGCCATCGATTTGAACCACGCCTACCTGATGGGCGAAACGGCCACGCCCAGCTGGCCAGCTTGA
- a CDS encoding ABC transporter substrate-binding protein, which yields MKKTVLAMGALALTLSFGAHAQISDGVVKVGILTDMSGPYSAMGGRGSVVASQMAVEDCLKAECKGMKIEILSADHLNKADIAASKAREWIDRDKVDAIADLTNSSVALSVQKLMKEKGGIAMFSGPATGRLTNEDCSPNGFHWMFDTYSQAAGTAAALTKLGQKSWYFVTVDYAFGHSLEKDASDVVKRSGGTVVGAVRHPLNASDFSSFLVQAQGSKAQVIGLANGGADTVSAIKQAREFRIGSGKDQRLAALLVFLSDVHALGLDTAQGLVYADGFYWDYDDRSRAFAKRFEALNKGAKPTMVQAGVYSSVYHYLKSVAAAKSDDSKIVAQKMRELPIKDAVMNNASIRPDGRVIHDMYLVQVKTPAESKGAWDYLKVLSTIPADQAFKPMDAAACNLVKK from the coding sequence ATGAAAAAAACCGTTCTGGCCATGGGCGCGCTGGCGCTTACCCTGTCCTTTGGCGCGCACGCGCAGATTTCCGATGGCGTCGTCAAGGTCGGCATCCTGACCGACATGTCCGGCCCGTATTCGGCCATGGGCGGGCGCGGCTCCGTCGTCGCCAGCCAGATGGCCGTCGAGGATTGTTTGAAGGCCGAATGCAAGGGCATGAAGATCGAGATCCTGTCGGCCGACCACTTGAACAAGGCCGACATCGCCGCCTCGAAGGCGCGCGAATGGATAGACCGCGACAAGGTCGACGCCATCGCCGACCTGACCAATTCCTCGGTGGCCCTGTCCGTGCAAAAGCTGATGAAAGAAAAGGGCGGCATCGCCATGTTCAGCGGCCCCGCCACAGGACGCCTGACGAATGAAGACTGCTCGCCGAACGGCTTCCACTGGATGTTCGACACGTATTCGCAGGCGGCCGGCACGGCGGCGGCGCTGACCAAGCTGGGGCAAAAATCGTGGTACTTCGTCACCGTCGACTACGCGTTCGGCCACTCGCTGGAAAAGGATGCCAGCGACGTCGTCAAGCGCAGTGGCGGCACAGTCGTGGGCGCCGTGCGCCATCCGCTGAACGCGTCCGATTTCTCGTCCTTCCTGGTGCAGGCGCAAGGCTCGAAAGCGCAGGTGATCGGTCTGGCCAATGGCGGCGCGGACACGGTGTCTGCCATCAAGCAGGCGCGCGAATTCCGTATCGGCAGCGGCAAGGACCAGCGCCTGGCCGCCTTGCTCGTGTTCCTGTCCGACGTGCACGCGCTGGGGCTCGATACGGCCCAGGGCCTCGTCTACGCGGACGGTTTTTACTGGGATTACGACGACCGCAGCCGCGCGTTTGCCAAGCGCTTCGAAGCGCTCAACAAGGGCGCCAAGCCGACCATGGTGCAGGCGGGCGTGTATTCGAGCGTCTACCACTACCTGAAATCGGTGGCGGCCGCGAAGAGCGACGACTCGAAAATCGTCGCCCAGAAGATGCGCGAGCTGCCGATCAAGGATGCCGTCATGAACAACGCCTCGATCCGCCCCGACGGCCGCGTGATCCACGACATGTACCTGGTGCAGGTCAAAACCCCGGCCGAATCGAAAGGCGCGTGGGACTACCTGAAAGTGCTGTCGACCATTCCCGCCGACCAGGCGTTCAAGCCAATGGATGCGGCGGCGTGCAATTTGGTTAAAAAGTAA
- a CDS encoding CoA-acylating methylmalonate-semialdehyde dehydrogenase, giving the protein MNQALTQIPAIPLHIAGKHHASTSTEWRDVINPATQEIVAKVPFSTPDEVNLAVATAKEAFKTWRNTPLAARMRIMLKYQHLIRENIGTLAELITREHGKTLPDAEGEVMRGLEVVEHACSIATLQLGEIAENAATGVDVYNIYQPLGVGAGITAFNFPVMLPCFMFPIAIACGNTFVLKPSEQDPSSSMYLVELMYQAGLPAGVLNVVHGGADVVNMLCDHPDIKAVSFIGSTHVGTHVYRRASESGKRAQSMMGAKNHCVVLADANKEQAINNLIGAAFGAAGQRCMANSVVVLVGEARSWLPEIVARSQALKVGPGSDRTADLGPMVSKAAMQRAEKLIQAGVDEGAQLLLDGRGHKVAGYEGGNFMGPTIFSKVAASNSVYTQEIFGPAMCVVETDTLDQAIAFINANPNGNGTSIFTSSGWAGRKFQNEIDVGQVGINVAIPVPVAYFSFTGSRASKLGDLGPNGKQALYFWTQTKTVTARWFAPDDGGSGVNTTISMK; this is encoded by the coding sequence ATGAACCAAGCCCTCACCCAAATCCCCGCCATCCCCCTGCACATCGCCGGCAAGCACCACGCTTCGACCAGCACCGAATGGCGCGACGTCATCAATCCGGCCACGCAGGAAATCGTCGCCAAGGTGCCGTTTTCCACGCCGGACGAAGTCAACCTGGCCGTCGCCACGGCCAAGGAGGCGTTCAAGACCTGGCGCAATACGCCGCTGGCGGCGCGCATGCGCATCATGCTCAAGTACCAGCACCTGATCCGCGAAAACATTGGTACTTTGGCCGAACTGATCACGCGCGAACACGGCAAGACTTTGCCCGACGCGGAAGGGGAGGTGATGCGCGGCCTGGAAGTGGTGGAGCACGCGTGCTCGATCGCCACCCTGCAGCTGGGCGAGATCGCGGAAAACGCGGCCACCGGCGTCGACGTGTACAACATCTACCAGCCGCTGGGCGTGGGCGCCGGCATCACGGCCTTCAATTTCCCGGTCATGCTGCCATGCTTCATGTTCCCGATCGCCATCGCCTGCGGCAATACCTTTGTATTGAAACCGTCGGAGCAGGATCCGTCCTCGTCGATGTATCTGGTTGAACTGATGTACCAGGCGGGCTTGCCGGCCGGCGTGCTGAATGTCGTGCATGGCGGCGCGGACGTCGTCAACATGCTGTGCGACCATCCCGACATCAAGGCCGTGTCCTTCATCGGTTCCACCCATGTGGGCACGCATGTGTATCGCCGCGCCAGCGAATCGGGCAAGCGCGCGCAATCGATGATGGGCGCGAAAAACCATTGCGTGGTGCTGGCCGACGCCAACAAGGAGCAGGCGATCAATAACCTGATCGGCGCCGCATTCGGCGCGGCCGGCCAGCGCTGCATGGCCAATTCCGTCGTGGTGCTGGTGGGCGAAGCCCGCTCCTGGCTGCCGGAAATCGTCGCCCGCTCGCAAGCGCTGAAAGTGGGGCCGGGCAGCGACCGCACGGCCGACCTGGGTCCGATGGTGTCGAAAGCGGCCATGCAGCGGGCGGAAAAACTGATACAGGCGGGCGTGGACGAAGGCGCGCAACTGCTGCTCGATGGCCGCGGTCACAAGGTGGCCGGCTATGAGGGCGGCAATTTCATGGGACCGACGATTTTCTCGAAGGTCGCCGCATCGAACTCCGTCTACACGCAGGAAATCTTCGGCCCCGCCATGTGCGTCGTCGAAACGGATACCCTGGACCAGGCCATCGCCTTCATCAACGCCAACCCGAATGGCAACGGCACGTCGATCTTCACCTCGTCCGGCTGGGCGGGGCGCAAATTCCAGAACGAGATCGACGTGGGGCAGGTGGGCATCAACGTGGCCATTCCCGTGCCCGTCGCCTACTTCAGTTTCACGGGCTCGCGCGCATCGAAACTGGGCGACCTGGGCCCGAACGGCAAGCAAGCCTTGTACTTCTGGACGCAGACCAAGACCGTCACGGCGCGCTGGTTCGCCCCGGACGATGGCGGCAGCGGCGTCAATACCACCATCTCGATGAAATAA
- the mmsB gene encoding 3-hydroxyisobutyrate dehydrogenase yields the protein MATNIVFIGLGNMGLPMAQNLVRAGHAVTGFDLVAASVRQFADGGGLVSDDQAAAIGQADIVITMLPASRHVLGAYLGDAGILAQARPGTLLIDCSTISTEAARQVGRAAQEQGMPMLDAPVSGGTAGATNGTLTFMVGGEASALAAARPYLDVMGKAIFHAGGSGCGQTVKICNNMLLGILMIGTSEAIRLGVANGLDPKVVSDVMAKSSGRNWTLDVYNPCPGVAENVPASRGYTGGFGVDLMLKDLGLAMESALASGASVPLGALSRNLYSLHSKAGSGALDFSSIYQLLGDKA from the coding sequence ATGGCGACCAATATCGTTTTCATCGGCCTGGGGAACATGGGACTGCCCATGGCGCAAAACCTCGTGCGGGCCGGCCATGCGGTGACGGGCTTTGACCTGGTCGCGGCCAGCGTGCGGCAGTTTGCCGATGGCGGCGGCCTGGTCTCCGATGACCAGGCGGCAGCGATAGGCCAGGCCGACATCGTCATCACCATGCTGCCGGCCAGCCGCCACGTGCTGGGCGCCTACCTTGGCGACGCGGGCATCCTGGCGCAGGCGCGGCCCGGCACCCTGCTGATCGACTGTTCGACGATTTCCACCGAGGCGGCGCGCCAGGTGGGCCGCGCGGCGCAGGAGCAGGGCATGCCCATGCTGGACGCGCCCGTTTCCGGCGGCACGGCGGGCGCCACCAACGGCACCCTGACCTTCATGGTGGGCGGCGAAGCCTCCGCGCTGGCGGCGGCGCGGCCCTATCTGGACGTCATGGGCAAGGCCATCTTCCATGCGGGCGGCTCGGGTTGCGGCCAGACGGTCAAGATCTGCAACAACATGCTGCTGGGGATACTCATGATCGGCACCAGCGAAGCGATACGCCTGGGCGTGGCCAATGGCCTGGACCCGAAGGTGGTGTCGGACGTGATGGCGAAAAGCTCGGGCCGCAACTGGACCCTGGACGTGTACAACCCGTGTCCCGGCGTGGCCGAAAACGTGCCCGCATCGCGCGGCTATACGGGCGGCTTTGGCGTCGATTTGATGCTGAAAGACCTGGGCCTGGCCATGGAAAGCGCGCTGGCCAGCGGAGCGAGCGTGCCGCTGGGCGCCTTGTCGCGCAATTTGTACAGTTTGCACAGCAAGGCGGGATCTGGCGCGCTGGACTTTTCCAGCATTTATCAGCTATTGGGCGATAAAGCTTAA
- a CDS encoding DUF1090 family protein → MNHLSKTALTLLLAIAASGAASAADTQLAGCAAKRESIRSELRQAKEQGLSDKVAGLTRALDEVNAHCRDSTLVERHNKKIVKAQAKVNQTERSLRLAQEANKQPKKIAKLEGKLEKARAELTALQAQQP, encoded by the coding sequence ATGAACCATCTATCGAAAACCGCCCTGACCTTGCTCCTTGCCATCGCCGCAAGCGGAGCCGCCAGCGCCGCCGACACACAGCTGGCCGGCTGCGCCGCCAAGCGCGAAAGCATCCGCAGCGAATTGCGCCAGGCCAAAGAACAGGGCTTGTCCGACAAGGTCGCGGGGCTCACGCGCGCGCTCGACGAAGTCAATGCCCACTGCCGTGACAGCACCTTGGTCGAACGCCACAACAAGAAGATCGTCAAGGCACAGGCCAAGGTGAACCAGACGGAGCGTTCGCTGCGCCTGGCCCAGGAAGCCAATAAACAGCCGAAGAAAATCGCCAAGCTGGAAGGCAAGCTGGAAAAAGCCAGGGCGGAACTGACCGCCCTGCAGGCACAGCAACCTTAA
- a CDS encoding tetratricopeptide repeat protein, whose translation MPKKLLCLLPFLLPLPVLAQTSPTLLDLQLIAIKARADVASHSPQSIAEFAETRRLAETGDVEAQLDLARMLQLGVGAPQDTAQSMAWVRKSAEGGYAPAQSALGLAYAVGGKVPIDRVQGEYWLRKGVAQGDALAQTILALEFINGGSSAEEQALAITWLKAAANEQHFVPAMRRMVDVYVNGELGQQANAEDAAEWRGKLAESEKK comes from the coding sequence ATGCCCAAGAAATTACTCTGTCTGCTTCCTTTTCTGCTGCCGCTGCCCGTCCTGGCGCAAACCTCGCCCACCTTGCTCGACCTGCAACTGATCGCCATCAAGGCCAGGGCGGATGTGGCCAGCCATAGCCCGCAAAGTATCGCCGAATTTGCCGAGACGCGGCGGCTGGCGGAAACGGGCGACGTGGAGGCACAGCTGGACCTGGCGCGCATGCTGCAGCTGGGCGTGGGCGCGCCGCAAGACACGGCGCAGTCGATGGCCTGGGTACGCAAGTCGGCCGAGGGCGGCTATGCGCCGGCGCAATCGGCTTTGGGCCTCGCCTATGCCGTGGGTGGGAAGGTGCCCATCGACCGCGTGCAGGGTGAATACTGGCTGCGCAAGGGCGTGGCGCAGGGCGACGCACTGGCGCAAACCATCCTGGCCCTGGAATTCATCAATGGCGGCAGCAGTGCCGAAGAACAGGCGCTGGCCATCACCTGGCTGAAGGCGGCGGCGAACGAGCAGCACTTTGTGCCCGCCATGCGGCGCATGGTCGATGTGTACGTCAACGGTGAACTGGGACAACAGGCGAATGCCGAAGATGCGGCCGAATGGCGCGGCAAGCTGGCGGAAAGCGAAAAGAAATGA
- a CDS encoding tetratricopeptide repeat protein, whose protein sequence is MKTIVFVLSLALAQPVLAQQASAKAPRQHPALVEFDMSGQDAMRAKVQAVIDRPADLSPDKVAAFEKARIAAEGGDAAAQLELAQMLHEGEGTPRNLDAGLAWMKKSAEGGYGPAQAFLGVAYTLGQGMAIDRKLGEYWSRKGAAQGVELANFMVAQHFENIHSSAEEQAHALHWLKFYAENGFIPAYNEIGYRLMMTAKDDAQRKEAFGWYMKSAKALDPSGLNNVAYSYEVGQGAPQSDEAALGWYEMAAIAKSPPGQTGFARLLEQGRGGPTRQGPAPKPFELYLLAAKQGDAEAIERLVKVYDQGELGQAADPAQAALWREKLKLAKTP, encoded by the coding sequence ATGAAGACCATCGTGTTTGTATTAAGCCTGGCGCTGGCGCAGCCCGTCCTGGCGCAACAAGCGTCCGCCAAAGCACCGCGCCAGCATCCGGCGCTCGTGGAATTCGATATGTCCGGCCAGGACGCCATGCGCGCAAAGGTGCAGGCCGTGATCGACCGCCCGGCCGACCTGTCGCCGGACAAGGTCGCCGCCTTCGAGAAAGCGCGTATCGCTGCGGAAGGGGGCGATGCCGCTGCCCAGCTGGAACTGGCGCAGATGCTGCACGAAGGTGAGGGCACGCCGCGCAACCTTGACGCCGGTCTGGCGTGGATGAAGAAATCGGCCGAAGGCGGCTATGGCCCGGCGCAGGCTTTCCTGGGCGTGGCCTATACCTTGGGACAGGGCATGGCCATCGACCGCAAGCTGGGTGAATACTGGTCGCGCAAGGGCGCCGCGCAAGGCGTGGAACTGGCCAACTTCATGGTGGCGCAGCACTTTGAAAATATCCACAGCAGCGCGGAAGAGCAGGCGCACGCGCTGCACTGGCTGAAGTTTTACGCCGAGAATGGCTTCATTCCCGCCTACAATGAAATCGGCTACCGCCTGATGATGACGGCGAAGGACGACGCGCAGCGCAAGGAAGCGTTCGGCTGGTACATGAAGTCGGCCAAGGCGCTCGATCCGTCGGGCTTGAACAATGTCGCGTACTCGTATGAAGTGGGACAGGGCGCACCGCAGAGCGACGAAGCGGCCCTGGGCTGGTACGAGATGGCGGCCATCGCCAAAAGCCCGCCGGGCCAGACGGGCTTTGCGCGGCTGCTGGAGCAGGGCCGTGGCGGCCCGACCCGGCAAGGGCCGGCGCCCAAACCGTTCGAGTTGTACCTGCTGGCCGCAAAGCAGGGCGACGCTGAAGCCATCGAGCGGCTGGTCAAGGTGTACGATCAGGGCGAGCTGGGACAGGCGGCCGACCCCGCGCAGGCCGCACTGTGGCGTGAAAAGCTCAAGCTGGCCAAGACGCCTTGA
- a CDS encoding AGE family epimerase/isomerase produces the protein MNPDFRSKAMLEAHILHTMHFYHPRAIDASGGFYHFFLDDGTVYDASTRHLVSSTRFIFNYAMAYRRFGGDDYQAALRHGVAFLRDAHRDPATGGYAWQLSWKDGVKTVEDGANHCYGLAFVLLAYAHALQAGMPEARAYLDETFELMEQRFWLPEHGLYADVASADWSTLDGYRGQNANMHACEAMLAAFEATGEARYLHRAETLAHNITVRQAGLANGMIWEHYTPDWAIDWDYNLHDKSNIFRPWGYQPGHFTEWAKLLLIMERHAKFMAGPSDWLLPRARELYDTALAKAWDGTHGGIHYGFGPHDEICDADKYFWVQAESFAAAAVLAARTGDEAYWQSYDKIWDYSWKHFIDHEHGAWYRILTPENQKISKEKSPAGKTDYHTMGACYEVLNAIGGAA, from the coding sequence ATGAATCCCGATTTCCGCTCCAAGGCGATGCTCGAAGCGCATATCCTGCACACGATGCACTTTTATCACCCGCGCGCCATTGATGCGAGCGGCGGCTTCTATCACTTCTTCCTCGACGATGGCACGGTGTACGACGCCAGCACGCGCCACCTGGTCAGCAGCACGCGCTTCATCTTCAATTACGCCATGGCGTACCGCCGTTTCGGCGGCGACGATTACCAGGCGGCCCTGCGCCACGGCGTGGCCTTCTTGCGCGACGCGCACCGCGACCCGGCCACGGGCGGCTACGCCTGGCAACTGTCGTGGAAAGACGGCGTCAAGACGGTGGAAGACGGCGCCAACCACTGCTACGGCCTCGCTTTCGTGCTGCTGGCCTATGCCCACGCCTTGCAGGCGGGGATGCCGGAAGCGCGCGCCTACCTGGACGAAACGTTTGAATTGATGGAGCAGCGCTTCTGGCTGCCCGAACACGGCTTGTACGCGGACGTGGCCAGCGCCGACTGGTCTACTCTGGATGGCTACCGTGGCCAGAACGCGAACATGCATGCCTGCGAAGCGATGCTGGCCGCGTTCGAAGCGACGGGCGAGGCGCGCTATCTGCACCGTGCGGAAACCTTGGCGCACAACATCACCGTGCGCCAGGCGGGTCTGGCGAACGGCATGATCTGGGAACACTACACGCCCGACTGGGCTATCGACTGGGATTACAACCTGCACGACAAGAGCAATATCTTCCGTCCGTGGGGCTACCAGCCCGGCCACTTCACGGAATGGGCCAAGCTGCTGCTGATCATGGAGCGCCACGCCAAGTTCATGGCGGGTCCGTCCGACTGGCTGCTGCCGCGCGCGCGCGAACTGTACGACACGGCCCTGGCCAAGGCCTGGGATGGCACGCATGGCGGCATCCATTACGGTTTCGGCCCGCACGATGAAATCTGCGATGCCGACAAATACTTCTGGGTGCAGGCGGAAAGCTTCGCCGCCGCCGCCGTGCTGGCCGCGCGCACGGGCGACGAGGCCTACTGGCAAAGCTATGACAAGATCTGGGACTACAGCTGGAAGCACTTCATCGACCATGAACACGGCGCCTGGTACCGCATCCTGACGCCCGAGAACCAAAAAATCAGCAAGGAGAAAAGCCCGGCTGGCAAGACCGATTACCATACCATGGGCGCCTGCTATGAAGTGCTGAACGCGATTGGCGGTGCGGCATGA
- a CDS encoding carbohydrate kinase family protein, with product MSTSFPTFVSAGEALTDMLRTGPDTWSSQVGGSTWNVARVMARLGVPSAFAGAVSRDVFGDALAAATDVAGLDMRFLQRHAKSPLLAIVHELHPPTYYFIGDDSADLHFDAARLPAGWMQGAQWVHFGGISLAREPLAGKLVALAQELKAAGVKISYDPNFRIMMDERYDATLRRMTELADVIKVSDEDLAGLFRHGDIDGAFAMLRSWNPHATYLYTRGAQGAALYQGERTWQAAPPVIEVVDSVGAGDASIGGLLYSLMYRPDADGGQHLRFAVAAGAGACLAAGAAPPSVELVQSLETRTVVS from the coding sequence ATGAGCACCTCTTTTCCAACTTTTGTGTCGGCTGGCGAAGCGCTGACGGACATGCTGCGCACGGGGCCTGACACGTGGAGCAGCCAGGTGGGCGGTTCGACCTGGAACGTGGCGCGCGTGATGGCGCGCCTGGGCGTGCCCAGCGCGTTTGCGGGCGCCGTCAGCCGCGACGTCTTCGGCGATGCGCTGGCCGCTGCCACCGACGTGGCGGGCCTGGACATGCGCTTCCTGCAGCGCCATGCGAAGTCGCCGCTGCTGGCCATCGTGCATGAACTGCATCCGCCCACGTATTACTTCATCGGCGACGATAGCGCCGACCTGCATTTCGACGCGGCGCGCTTGCCGGCCGGCTGGATGCAGGGCGCGCAATGGGTGCATTTCGGCGGCATCAGCCTGGCGCGCGAACCGCTGGCGGGCAAGCTGGTGGCCCTGGCGCAGGAACTGAAGGCGGCTGGCGTGAAGATCAGCTACGACCCGAATTTCCGCATCATGATGGATGAACGCTACGACGCCACCCTGCGCCGCATGACGGAGCTGGCCGACGTGATCAAGGTGTCCGATGAAGACTTGGCGGGCCTGTTCCGCCACGGCGACATCGATGGCGCGTTTGCCATGCTGCGCAGCTGGAATCCGCACGCCACGTATTTATATACGCGCGGCGCGCAGGGCGCGGCCCTGTATCAGGGCGAACGGACATGGCAGGCGGCGCCACCCGTCATCGAGGTAGTCGACTCGGTGGGGGCGGGCGACGCCAGCATCGGCGGCTTGCTGTACAGCCTGATGTACCGCCCGGATGCCGACGGCGGCCAGCACTTGCGCTTTGCCGTCGCGGCCGGCGCGGGTGCTTGCCTGGCGGCCGGCGCCGCGCCGCCTTCGGTGGAACTGGTGCAGTCGCTCGAGACACGCACGGTCGTCAGTTAA
- a CDS encoding hemerythrin domain-containing protein — MDAIELLTQDHQTVKELFEQYEGLSDRSLVSKRKLALKICEELSKHAMVEEEIFYPAVRDASRSNEDLVDEATVEHASAKELIAQIVAMAPGEDLYDAKVKVLSEQIDHHVLEEEGEIFPRARDAEIDLEAMGSQIAARKAEIELPDMQA; from the coding sequence ATGGACGCGATCGAGCTGCTGACGCAAGACCATCAAACCGTCAAAGAACTGTTCGAACAGTATGAGGGCCTCAGCGACCGTTCGCTCGTCAGCAAGCGCAAGCTGGCCCTGAAAATCTGTGAGGAACTGAGCAAGCATGCGATGGTGGAAGAAGAAATCTTCTATCCCGCCGTGCGCGACGCCAGCCGTTCGAACGAAGACCTGGTCGATGAAGCCACCGTTGAGCACGCATCAGCCAAGGAGCTGATCGCGCAAATCGTCGCCATGGCGCCCGGCGAAGACTTGTATGACGCCAAGGTCAAGGTACTGTCCGAGCAAATCGATCACCACGTGCTGGAAGAGGAGGGCGAGATTTTCCCGCGCGCGCGCGACGCGGAAATCGATCTGGAAGCCATGGGCAGCCAGATCGCGGCGCGCAAGGCGGAAATCGAGCTGCCCGACATGCAGGCGTGA